A genomic segment from Thermostichus lividus PCC 6715 encodes:
- the ureE gene encoding urease accessory protein UreE, which produces MLTLTQRCSEPLAAARCLHLALTAEERCRSRLYCQSEEGQALYLKLSRGTILRPGEFVATDDGTVVAKILAKPEPTLRVKGADALSLLQAAYHLGNRHVPLEIHASHLRLAADPVLQTLLEQRGLTVTFEIAAFCPESGAYPSHAHG; this is translated from the coding sequence ATGTTAACGCTGACCCAACGTTGTTCGGAACCCTTGGCGGCTGCCCGCTGCTTACACCTTGCCCTAACGGCGGAAGAGCGGTGTCGCAGTCGTCTCTACTGCCAAAGCGAGGAGGGGCAGGCATTGTATTTAAAGTTATCGCGGGGAACGATCCTGCGCCCCGGAGAGTTTGTGGCGACGGACGATGGTACCGTTGTGGCCAAAATTCTGGCCAAGCCGGAACCCACACTGCGGGTCAAGGGGGCGGATGCATTGTCCTTGCTACAGGCTGCTTACCATTTGGGCAATCGCCATGTGCCCCTCGAGATCCATGCCAGTCATTTGCGCCTTGCGGCGGATCCGGTACTGCAAACATTGCTGGAGCAGCGGGGGCTAACGGTCACCTTTGAGATCGCTGCCTTTTGCCCCGAAAGCGGAGCCTACCCCTCCCATGCTCACGGATAG